GTGGTGCAAGCCTTAGGGTGTAACGAGGTAAACGTAGACTCTGTGTACCGTGTAGTGCGCGAAATAGCCGAGAAGGGGCGTCTTAAGCGCATTGCACAGGAGAAACCCAGCTTGCAGGAGATGCGTCGCCGAGGGCTTGCCGCCGAGCGCGTGATACCGGCTATGCAGTTGGCTCTAAAATTAGCGCAGTGCCAAGGTGGCGGGCTAGTTATCAATCGCGAACTGCGCGAGGTGCGTTTTCAAGGGCGCCTTCTGCCGCTTTTTCCACAAGAGATGCGCATTCTTTGCTTACTGGCCGCGAATCCCGGGCGCGTGTTTACGCCTGGTCAGATTTATAGCGAAATTAGCGGCGGGCAGGGTGTGTATGGGGGAGAAAACAGTGTTAAGGCGCAAGTGTCGCGTCTGCGCCAAAAACTACCTCATTCCGTGCCCTGGATTACTACCAAGCGCGGCCTAGGCTACAGTTTCAACTCCCAAGTGACATATGTACTCATCTAATAATGTCATAAATGTGAACAACTACTACCTCCCTGCAACATTGGCATCATATACTGCCAAGCAGGGAGGTGTTTTTATGTCCGTTGATTTTCTCTCAGCTCTCGCATTCTATCCTGCCTATGCCACCCATGGCCTCTCCTGCCAAGTAGTTTATGCGTCAACTGCTGTGAGTGCCGATTTATGCATGGTCACCTTGGTGAAGCACGCTTGCCGACAGTTCGCACTCGACAAAAAAGCCCTAGCCAATGCTGCGCAGTTTGTTTCCGGCAGGCGCAACCTTGTCCCCCTGACGCTGTGTGTGGACCGCACTTTTGTGCCACTAAAGGTGCTTACGCCACGCGTGGCAGGGGACTCTGCCTACGGGTATTTTCTCTTGCAGGCCATTAGCAGGGTAGAGGCGCAGCGTGAGGGCAGCCTGCTGACCCTTGCAAATGGGGTCATGCTTCCCCTGGTCCAAAGTCGCCCTGTGGCTATGAATCATCTCGCTCGCGCAGCCCTCTTTGAGAAGGTGTTCTGGTCAAAGCGTCTGGGGTCGGCCTTTAGCGCGGCAGTAATTCATGGCTAGAAAGCCTACTACTTGAGACTTAGGCGGATAATCCCGTTGACACAACTGTTCTCGAGGCACTAGGACAATTACTCCTCAAAGAACTCGTAGCCACCTGCCACTGCCTAAGACATGAGGCGAACTGAGTGTTGCTTGAGCCATGCTGCCAAAGCAGATTCCGACACATTCCCTTTCGCTACCTCTAACATTAAGTCGACTACTTCGGGTTCTGGAGCATCTAAGCCATAACCATGAACGCCAAGAAACACATACATGGCCATAAAGCCCACTCGTTTGTTCCCGTCCACAAAACAATGGTTCCTTGTAAGTCCGTGCCCCAGTACTGCGGCCAGCATGAAGATACCGACCGTGGGCTCACGCAGCCAGTAATTCATGGGACGCGCTAGGGCGGACTCAAGCACTCGGGAATCACGTATTCCATAGTGGCCGCCGTGCTCTCTCACTTGCCGGATGTGGAGTTCCGGAATAACAGTTCTGCCCAACCATTTCGGCTGTTTCATGACGCTACTTTGCTAGCTCTCGCAGAGCGTTTCGATACTTCTTGGCACCCTTCTCATAAACGGCCATGGCCTCATCAAAGTCCGGGTCGTATGGAGTAATCAGTATGCCCAGAGCAGTTTCAGACACATATACCTCATCACCTTTTTCAAGACGAAATCGTTCGGCAATTTCTCTGGGGATGGTCGCGCCAATGGAGCCCCCCATTTGACGCAAAACTATCTTCTTGGCCACGCAAAACACCTCCTGTTCCATTTTAGCATAAGTAGCACATTTATGCTACTTGCTATCAGCAAGAGAATACCAGTCGACAAAGTAGATGCAACCCTACCTGCTGCAAACGGTGAAACAGGCAATGCAAATAGGCATCTCGCACATTGCCAAACTGTTCAGTTCCTACGGCTTACTTGCCAACCACAACCAAACAATGGTATTGTGTAAAAAATAAAAAGGAGGGAACAACGATGCCTATTCCGCTAATAATTGCATTTATAGTCCCATTTGCCTTCTGGGCCATGGTTGAAGATTACATACAGTACAAAAAGGGCATAGGTACTCTTGTCAAGGTCAAAATCTTGGGGGGACTTATATTAGGATTCCACTTCATATTAATTGTGAGTATTGCCATGTGGTTTTCGGGAGCGCGATAACCATGATTATGTGAGGTGGTCGCGTGAAGACATCGTTCCCAGTCGCAATTAGGGGCCTGTTCTGCCTGGCATTCTTTGTGATATTGATCGGTGCAAATGTCTTGGCTGGGAATAAGGAAGACGCTTAAGACTAGTCGAAAGACCGCGAGCATATTAGTGCTCGCGGCCTTTCGCTAAGCAAGATCCATGGTCAACTCGAACCTCTAAGAAGAGAATAGCCCATTGCAGGACATGTCAGGAGTTTTAATGCCTAGAAAGCCTATCATTTAGAAGCTTAGGATGATAATATATGTAATTGAGAAATGAGAGCGAGGGATGATTATGCTTGAAGTGAAGATCGCCGTGGCCAAGACCAACAAGTACGCCGTGTCTGAGAGTGGTGACTCCTTAGAGATTACCGAGCGCCCGCAGGGGGGTGTGTCGGTCATTATGGCGGATGCTCAAGGCAGTGGCAAATCGGCGCGCACGAACAGCAAATTAGTCGTCTCTAAGGCTGCTACCCTCATTTCCGAAGGGGCGCGCGACGGCGCTGTGGCTCGCGCTGTGCATGACATGCTGTATGCCCTGCGCGACGGAAGGATTTCTGCTACCTTGGTTATTGCCTCCGCCGATTTTGAAACGCAGAGCGTGGTCATATCGCAAAATGCCGGGCCGCCTATCTTTGTCGTGCAGGGTGGAACGGCGATGACTCTATCCCCTAGCGACCAACCAATTGGTGTACATCGCAGCATGAAGCCGGCCATCTGCGAATTTCCCTTAGAGCAAGGGCTGGCCATAGTCGGCATGACCGACGGAGTTTATCATGCCGGTAGGGCAAAGGGGCGGCCGTGGGCTGATGAAGAGTTTGTGGACTTTGTAAAGAGTAATGTGGATCACCCCGAATTTCTCGCCAATGCCCTTTTGGCTGAGGCGGTGCGCCGCGATATGCAGCGTCCCTGCGACGACATGGCTGTTTTCGTGCTGCGCGTGGGGGAATACGATGCTGAGACCAAGGTGCGCACGATGAGAGTAACCTTGCAGTGCTAGAGCGACGAGTGGGGGTCGTGGGCAACTGCGTCTCTGGCAAGACTACCCTCGTCAACAGTTTACAAGCGCACGGCTACCGTGCCATCAACATCCCGCAAGAACATTCCGTATCCCCGCGCTTTTGGCGGCGTTTGGCACCCGATTTCTTGATTTATTTAACTTGCACCTTATCTACCGCGCAAAAGCGGCGACAGATACCATGGGGGCAAGAAACACTTGATGCGCAGTGGAAAATACTGTCGGAGGCCAGAGAAAATGCCGACCTCATCATTCCGACTGACGAGCTCACTGCTACCGAAGTCTTGGCCAAGGCTCTAGATGCTCTCGGCTCGACATAGGTGCATTTTTCAGGTTTGGGCCCATGTTTTTCGCCATAAGAAAACTATAATTTGGTAACAAGTAATTAGTCGATACTTTCATTTTCGTTACATGCGTTGACCGCTCTCGCCATGCGGGCTATAATTATGCGGAGAGTTTAGAGCTAATCTAAGGAGGAACCAGAGTGAACATCAAGTATCTTCTCGTCCTATTGCTGGTCCTAGGTCTTATTGGGGGCGCAGCATATTATTCTTACCAGCCGCTAGGCGAAGCCATTACCTTTGGCCTCGACATTGACGGCGGTATTATGGTGCTGTTGGAAGCCGTCCCTAGCGAACAAGTGCCAACTATCAACGATGATGCTATGGTTAGGGCCGTGGCTATTCTCAGTCAGCGCGTCAATGGGCTTGGAGTTGCTGAGCCGGAGATCGTTCGCGAAGGCGCTCGTCGCATCCGCATTTCTCTCCCTGGCTTTGATGATCAGCAAGAAGTCCTTAATATGATTGGCAAAACCGCCTTACTTGAGTTTAGAAATACCGAAGGTACTGTGTTTTTGTCGGGGGACCGACTACGTGATGCGCAAGAGCAGCTAGACGAACAGAACAGGCCGCATGTTTCGCTTACCCTTGATGAAGAGGGTGGTCGCCTGATGCGTGAGTATACCCGCGCCAATATTGGCGGCAGGCTAATCATTACCCTAGACGGCGAAATCCTATCTGCACCAACTATTGAGGGCGAGGTAGGTAGCGAAGGCTCTATCACCGGGCTTGGCTCCCTTGCCGAAGCGCGCAATTTGGCGATTATGCTGCGCTCTGGC
The genomic region above belongs to Bacillota bacterium and contains:
- a CDS encoding serine/threonine-protein phosphatase, whose amino-acid sequence is MLEVKIAVAKTNKYAVSESGDSLEITERPQGGVSVIMADAQGSGKSARTNSKLVVSKAATLISEGARDGAVARAVHDMLYALRDGRISATLVIASADFETQSVVISQNAGPPIFVVQGGTAMTLSPSDQPIGVHRSMKPAICEFPLEQGLAIVGMTDGVYHAGRAKGRPWADEEFVDFVKSNVDHPEFLANALLAEAVRRDMQRPCDDMAVFVLRVGEYDAETKVRTMRVTLQC
- a CDS encoding AbrB/MazE/SpoVT family DNA-binding domain-containing protein gives rise to the protein MEQEVFCVAKKIVLRQMGGSIGATIPREIAERFRLEKGDEVYVSETALGILITPYDPDFDEAMAVYEKGAKKYRNALRELAK
- a CDS encoding response regulator transcription factor, with translation VVQALGCNEVNVDSVYRVVREIAEKGRLKRIAQEKPSLQEMRRRGLAAERVIPAMQLALKLAQCQGGGLVINRELREVRFQGRLLPLFPQEMRILCLLAANPGRVFTPGQIYSEISGGQGVYGGENSVKAQVSRLRQKLPHSVPWITTKRGLGYSFNSQVTYVLI
- a CDS encoding type II toxin-antitoxin system death-on-curing family toxin; amino-acid sequence: MKQPKWLGRTVIPELHIRQVREHGGHYGIRDSRVLESALARPMNYWLREPTVGIFMLAAVLGHGLTRNHCFVDGNKRVGFMAMYVFLGVHGYGLDAPEPEVVDLMLEVAKGNVSESALAAWLKQHSVRLMS
- the secD gene encoding protein translocase subunit SecD, whose amino-acid sequence is MNIKYLLVLLLVLGLIGGAAYYSYQPLGEAITFGLDIDGGIMVLLEAVPSEQVPTINDDAMVRAVAILSQRVNGLGVAEPEIVREGARRIRISLPGFDDQQEVLNMIGKTALLEFRNTEGTVFLSGDRLRDAQEQLDEQNRPHVSLTLDEEGGRLMREYTRANIGGRLIITLDGEILSAPTIEGEVGSEGSITGLGSLAEARNLAIMLRSGALPVELETRDFRGVGPTLGQASLERSVFAGLIGLALVLLFMVAVYRGFGMAANFALAVYTLMVLWSLAAINATITLPGVAGIVLGIGMAVDANVIIFERIKDEVKTGRTLRASIKAGFSRAIWTVMDANITTLIGTGVLYWFGTGPVRGFAVTLSLSIILSMLTAIFVTRLLLTLMLNAKLVASAKALGA